One genomic region from Muriicola soli encodes:
- a CDS encoding DNA/RNA non-specific endonuclease → MRKAQKNKIIYSLLLVTTVIIFWFIDLYFFAPDLHIEERGEIDIPAYVLPLSSREHIVKHNYYALSYNEEHEQADWVAYALVRSHLTNDDRKRPYFIDDPKVRTSSADWRNYKNSGYDRGHLCPAGDRRFSESAYNETFYTSNITPMERDFNAGIWNSLEIQVREWARRYDSLWIITGGVLTEDLPGIGVESVSVPEAFYKIILRGNADRPEVIAFLIPHKVSSAPLDQFRVSVDSIEKMSGLNFFESLDDKVEKPLESASRNSDWRY, encoded by the coding sequence ATGCGGAAGGCACAAAAAAACAAGATCATTTATTCCCTTTTACTAGTTACAACGGTAATCATTTTTTGGTTTATAGATCTGTATTTTTTTGCTCCTGATCTACATATTGAAGAGCGGGGAGAAATTGATATTCCCGCCTATGTCCTTCCCCTTTCTTCCCGGGAGCACATTGTTAAACACAACTATTATGCACTTTCCTATAATGAGGAACATGAACAGGCTGATTGGGTTGCCTATGCCTTAGTTCGATCTCATCTTACAAATGATGATCGGAAACGACCCTATTTTATTGATGATCCCAAAGTAAGAACCAGTTCGGCAGATTGGCGCAATTACAAGAACTCAGGCTATGATCGCGGGCACTTGTGCCCGGCAGGAGATCGGAGATTTTCCGAATCGGCATATAACGAAACCTTTTATACCAGCAACATCACACCCATGGAACGGGACTTCAATGCCGGTATTTGGAATAGTCTGGAGATTCAAGTTAGGGAGTGGGCAAGGCGATACGATTCTCTCTGGATAATTACCGGGGGCGTGTTGACAGAAGATCTGCCTGGTATTGGAGTTGAATCGGTTTCCGTGCCAGAAGCATTTTACAAAATTATACTCAGGGGAAATGCTGACCGGCCTGAAGTTATCGCGTTTCTGATACCACATAAGGTATCTTCAGCGCCTTTAGATCAGTTCAGGGTATCTGTTGATTCTATCGAGAAGATGAGCGGCCTCAATTTTTTTGAATCCCTGGATGATAAGGTTGAAAAGCCTCTGGAGAGCGCTTCAAGAAATTCAGATTGGCGTTATTAA